Part of the Xanthomonas sp. SI genome is shown below.
CGCTCACGCGCTCGCGCCGGATCCAACACTCACCCGCGGCCTGCGGCCAGGCTGCGGATCGCCGCGGTCAGCAACGCCGCCTCGGCATGGATCGCCAGCACCCGGGTCCGCGGCCGCCAGCCCTGCGCGCGCAGGCGGCGCTCGTGCCAGCGATGGCCGCGCCGCGCCCGCGGCAGCCGCCAGGCCAGTTCCAGCAGCACGCCGATCAGTGCCGACGCACCCAGGGTCTGGACCAGCGCCAGCCAGCCCGCGGCGTGCACCAGCAGCCATAGCAGCGCCGGCGCCCGCGACGGCGGCGCGGGCGGATACGGCAGCGCGAACACCTGCCACGACCAGCCCTGCCTGACCGCGCAGCGACCGTCGCCGGCATCGGCCCAGATCCGGTAGCGGTGCGCGCCGATCCCCGGCGGCGGCCGCGGGCGGCTGTGCGTGCGCAGCGGGGCGATCGCGAAACGAGAGCGGTGGACATCCTGCAGCGGGGCATCCTGCGTGTGCATCGGCGCGTCCTGGTCCATGGCAGCGGGTCGGGCGGCGGCGGCAGAGACGGCGCAAACGATGCGGCGTCTTCACTGCGCACAGCCATCGCCGACGACAGTATCAACAACAAAGCCCTCATTGAAAGCCGTACGAACCAACTTTCCCAGTCGGCGCGGCTATATCTCGCCTCCCCCGCGGAGGTGAGTGTGAACAGCAGGCTGTACGAACGGGTGCGCGAAGCGCGCAAGCTGACCGGTCTCACCCAGGAAGCGCTCGCGCTGGACCTGTCGGTGACCCGCAGCGCCGTGGCGCAGTGGGAGATGGCCGACGGCACCGCGCCGGCGGTGGAGCACCTGATCGCCCTGGCCCGCCGCAGCGGGCTGACCTTCGAATACCTGGCCACCGGCCGCGGCGAACGCGTGTTCGGCGAACCGCTGTCCGTGGCCGAGGAAGCCGCGCACTACCGACAACTGTCCGACCAGCAGGCGCGCCTGCTCGACAGCTTCGAGACCCTGAGTCCCCGCCAGCGCGCCGGCCTGCTGGACCTGATCGGCACCGGCAAGCACCGGCGCTGAGCAGGGACCCGATGTCCCTGTAGGAGCGGCTTCAGCCGCGACAGGAACTTACCGAAGGTGCCTGTCGCGGCTGAAGCCGCTCCTACAGAAGCCCACGAAGGCCACGAGCGCACTGCAGCCCGCTCCCGCGCGTGCTTGAATAGGGGTCTCGTTGCCGCCGTCGCCTGCACGCATGCCCGATCCCACCCCGCCCCGTCCCAGCCTCGCGACCTTGCTGCGCCAGCCCCAGCAGCCGGTGCCGGAACAGGCCGATGCCGCCGAGACGGCAGGTCCCGCTGCAGACGCGGCGGCCGGCCCCGCCGAGACGGGCGATACCGGTAACGGCGCGGCGCCGCGTGCCGATGCCCCCGGCGCGCCGGAGTCCGAGCCAGCGTCGACGCCGGAGGCGGACGCCTCGCGCGCCGCCGGGGTCACCGCAACGCCGCCCGCCGCGGTGACCGGCGAGTCGAGCGCGCCTGCCGGACTCGAACCGCAGTCGGAACCCGAACCGGAATCGGCGCTGGCGCCGCCGCCGCAGCTGGAACCGGACCTGACCACAGCAGCGATCGCCACCAGCGCCGCGCCCAGCTTCATGCAGCCCAGCGCGTCACGCCGGCCGGTGCTGCGCGCCGCGCCCTGGCAGTGGATCGCGCTGGTCGGGCTGGGCCTGCTGCTGGCGCTGCAGATCCTGGTCGCCGACCGGCAACGGCTGGGCGCCGACGCGCGCTGGCGGCCGTGGGTGGCCGGCGTGTGCCAGGCGCTGCGCTGCAGCCTGCCGCCGTGGCGCGAGCCGAGCGCGTTCACCATGCTCAGCCGCGAGGTGCGGCCGCTGCCCGGCCGCGCCGGCACCCTGCAGATCCAGGCCACCTTCCGCAACGACGCGCGCTGGGCGCAGGCCTGGCCGCTGCTGCAGCTGTCGCTGGCCGACGCCGACGGCCGCACCATCGGCAGCCGCGTGCTGCGCCCGGAGGAGTACCTGGGCCGCACCCGCCCGGATACGGCGACGCTGGCGCCCGGACAGAGCGCGCAGGTGGCGTTCCAGGTGCGCGAACCGGCCGCGGGAACCGCTGCATTCAGTTTCGACTTCCACTGAAACGCTGTGACATCACGATCCGGCATGGCAGCGAGGCAGGCCACGCGCTAGACTCGTCCCCCCGCGCCGGCCCTCCAACCTTCCGGCGCCGACGTCATCCGGGGACCCGCCGAACTTGAACGCTGCCACCACTCGTCCTGACTCCAGTCGCGGCGCGCCGAAGCCGCCGCTGCGCGAACACGTGGCGCAGTCCGTGCGCCGCTACCTGCGCGACCTCGATGGCTGCGACGCCGACGACGTGTACGAGATCGTGCTGCGCGAGATGGAGATCCCGTTGTTCGTGGAAGTGCTCAACCACTGCGAAGGCAACCAGAGCCGCGCCGCGGCGATGCTGGGCATCCATCGCGCCACGCTGCGCAAGAAGTTGAAGGAATACGGGTTGGCTTGAGGCGGGACTCGGGACTCGGGACTCGGGACTCGGGACTGCAGAATCACGTCCCCATGCAAATCGCCGTCAAGCGGCCCGATAAAAAAAAGCCGCCCTTTCTGCAGAAAAGGCGGCTTTTTTATTTCAGCCCGGGCGCTTTTGTGTAGGAGCGGCTTCAGCCGCGACGCATTACCGGTAACGCGTCGCGGCTGAAGCCGCTCCTACAGAAAGCGGCCCTCGCGCAAACCCCAATCTCCAATCCCCAATCCCCCGCTTTTCCACAGCCGCATGGCTGGTCATCCCGGCCCCTCACACCCACCCATAGCGGATCAGGTGGAAGAACACCGGCGCGGCGAAGCACACCGAGTCCAGCCGGTCGAGTACGCCGCCGTGGCCTTCGATCATGTGGCCCCAGTCCTTGATGCCGCGGTCGCGCTTGATCGCCGACATCACCAGACCTCCGAAGAAGCCCATCAGGTTGGCCACCAGCGCCAGCGCGAACGCCTGCAGCGGCGAGAACGGGGTGATCCACCACAAGGCCGCGCCG
Proteins encoded:
- a CDS encoding helix-turn-helix transcriptional regulator, translating into MNSRLYERVREARKLTGLTQEALALDLSVTRSAVAQWEMADGTAPAVEHLIALARRSGLTFEYLATGRGERVFGEPLSVAEEAAHYRQLSDQQARLLDSFETLSPRQRAGLLDLIGTGKHRR
- a CDS encoding DUF3426 domain-containing protein, with translation MPDPTPPRPSLATLLRQPQQPVPEQADAAETAGPAADAAAGPAETGDTGNGAAPRADAPGAPESEPASTPEADASRAAGVTATPPAAVTGESSAPAGLEPQSEPEPESALAPPPQLEPDLTTAAIATSAAPSFMQPSASRRPVLRAAPWQWIALVGLGLLLALQILVADRQRLGADARWRPWVAGVCQALRCSLPPWREPSAFTMLSREVRPLPGRAGTLQIQATFRNDARWAQAWPLLQLSLADADGRTIGSRVLRPEEYLGRTRPDTATLAPGQSAQVAFQVREPAAGTAAFSFDFH
- the fis gene encoding DNA-binding transcriptional regulator Fis, whose translation is MNAATTRPDSSRGAPKPPLREHVAQSVRRYLRDLDGCDADDVYEIVLREMEIPLFVEVLNHCEGNQSRAAAMLGIHRATLRKKLKEYGLA